From Fundulus heteroclitus isolate FHET01 chromosome 5, MU-UCD_Fhet_4.1, whole genome shotgun sequence, a single genomic window includes:
- the atad5b gene encoding ATPase family AAA domain-containing protein 5b isoform X2 — MRRNKLKRNKRVQIKEADRHHVQAAVIVLSDGSCSDGESLPAAHSSFSKGSRIAPIFGAAEQLRKKNGSSAGRSDQAGHTSTHPSRRGDAKSPPPGSQLAGKHRAAAASCRSSHLESYLEEIHNSNPAFPAPTVFSTLLKKAGEESRPVEALQTLLKEKSRGPEVTLQPDPSADPEVGPCPLTGQDGKQQPRGNGLRCWRQSRSPLGLGGSCHVNRITPDAELTKGSDRVQPESSFEDVLWTDKYAPRHSSEVIGNSASVNKLYSWLKKWKLRADADERRQMEQKQREEGTSWDRGDFQGEAGLEDGGEEPCCNAMLLTGPSGVGKTAAVYACAQELGFKVFEVNCSSRRCGRHVLAQLKEATQSHLVDTQGKDPLKPAYFNNYSVNSFTPKSEALPGKLQHPKIIASTSRKRTTRNVRSSGRKFKDKPAAVTLAHYFRVKGKADYFDISDKSTTGKPKTEEVEIYSAGCDEMVPHSKKTAMSLILFEEVDVVFEDDVGFLAAIKAFMTSTKRPVVLTTGDPSFKEKFDCYLEEIIFKTPSAVNICSYLQLVCLAENVRLPSDDASSLFSLACGDVRRCLLQLQLWVSGSKGGSSQGGGLAEEPASSLYSRSTGGGGLDSKFPPWQAGCSAHMLGLHPVTLDYLRNSLKPGSWSETDTTFLKILAESWRRSVPLLYSNLELLLSAAVPGPNAEPKCSDAHLHILRRNRTIGSEASPTCTKSSRLSRRRRIASASHAKSASDLTSGPQRASSLRETGSKTPSSCEKPEGRAAKAVTDCLDGLADFFDLMSNIDAMLPQCISDPRAAEAFVWTGAAVKDGLLDEPAEEDSRSGTQDRLQEMKAAAEGLGCRRCWWRVTEAQTEAHRWKQKLDAKQWDRLQERLMFTTCSQRQNLSFTAQPGSTPSVFQRRFRLSRLVLCSKSFSLLGNRRAVCVDYLPVLRFICRTLGAQRLGSAWNYPSATHLGLSKSAIRLLAEDFTAMNIQKHF; from the exons ATGAGGCGAAACAAACTCAAACGCAACAAACGCGTCCAGATCAAAGAGGCTGATCGCCACCATGTGCAAGCTGCGGTCATCGTGTTATCGGACGGCAGCTGCTCCGACGGCGAAAGTCTCCCAGCGGCTCACAGCTCGTTCAGCAAAGGATCAAGAATAGCTCCGATCTTCGGAGCTGCAGAGCAGCTCAGGAAGAAGAACGGCAGCTCTGCTGGGAGGTCTGATCAGGCTGGGCACACATCAACGCACCCTTCTCGGCGTGGTGACGCCAAGAGTCCGCCCCCAGGATCCCAGCTGGCAGGTAAACACAGAGCCGCGGCGGCTTCCTGCAGGTCTTCACATCTGGAAAGCTACCTGGAAGAAATCCACAACTCAAATCCAGCTTTTCCAGCTCCAACAGTTTTTAGCACTTTGCTGAAGAAAGCAGGCGAGGAGTCAAGGCCCGTGG AGGCTTTGCAAACGCtcctgaaggagaagagcagaggaccTGAAGTCACTCTGCAGCCTGACCCCTCTGCAGACCCTGAGGTGGGACCCTGTCCCCTGACGGGCCAGGATGGGAAGCAGCAGCCCAGAGGAAACGGGCTGAGATGCTGGAGGCAGAGCCGGAGCCCTTTAGGCCTGGGAGGCAGCTGTCATGTAAACCGCATCACGCCAGATGCTGAGCTAACGAAGGGTTCAGACCGGGTTCAGCCAG AGTCCAGTTTTGAGGATGTTCTCTGGACCGACAAGTATGCTCCCCGACATTCAAGTGAAGTCATCGGTAACTCTGCCTCAGTGAATAAACTGTACAG TTGGTTGAAGAAATGGAAACTAAGAGCTGACGCCGACGAGCGGAGACAAATGGAGCAAAAGCAACGAGAGGAAGGCA CTTCATGGGACCGTGGAGACTTTCAGGGTGAGGCTGGCTTGGAGGATGGAGGAGAGGAGCCGTGTTGTAATGCCATGCTGCTTACAGGACCCTCAGGTGTGGGCAAGACGGCCGCTGTGTACGCCTGCGCTCAGGAGCTCGGCTTCAAG GTGTTTGAGGTGAACTGCTCGTCGCGGCGCTGCGGCCGCCATGTTCTGGCCCAGCTGAAGGAGGCCACGCAGTCTCACCTCGTGGACACGCAGGGGAAAGATCCACTGAAGCCGGCTTACTTTAACAACTACAGTGTGAACAGCTTCACTCCTAAATCAGAGGCCTTACCAG gaaAATTACAACACCCTAAAATTATCGCATCTACATCAAGAAAACGCACAACTCGAAACGTCCGCTCATCTGGTCGTAAATTCAAAGATAAGCCAGCCGCTGTCACCTTGGCTCACTACTTTAGGGTGAAGGGAAAAGCCGATTACTTTGACATTTCTGACAAATCAACAACTGGAAAACCAAAGACGGAGGAAGTGGAAATCTATTCTGCAGGATGTGATGAAATGGTGCCACACAGCAAAAAGACAGCCATGTCACTAATTCTGTTTGAGGAG GTTGATGTCGTGTTTGAGGACGATGTTGGCTTCCTGGCAGCAATAAAGGCTTTCATGACTTCCACGAAACGGCCAGTCGTCCTGACCACCGGTG ATCCATCTTTCAAAGAGAAATTTGACTGCTACCTGGAAGAAATCATTTTCAAAACTCCATCAGCT gtgAATATCTGTAGTTACCTGCAGCTGGTGTGTCTGGCCGAAAACGTTCGCCTGCCTTCAGATGATGCCAGCAGCCTCTTCAGCCTCGCATGTGGCGACGTTCGACGCTgcctcctgcagctgcagctctgggTCAGCGGGAGCAAAGGAGGGAGCTCTCAGGGCGGAGGGCTCGCTGAAGAACCAGCCAGCTCCCTCT ACTCCAGGTCGACAGGAGGAGGCGGTTTAGACTCAAAGTTTCCTCCGTGGCAAGCAGGCTGCTCTGCACACATGTTGGGTCTCCACCCTGTAACCCTGGATTACCTCAGAAATTCCTTAAAG CCTGGGTCCTGGTCTGAAACAGACACGACTTTTCTTAAAATCCTGGCGGAGAGCTGGAGAAGAAGTGTGCCTCTTCTCTATTCCAACCTGGAGCTCCTTCTCTCCGCCGCAGTCCCTGGACCTAATGCCGAGCCAAAATGCTCCGACGCCCATCTTCACATCCTCCGACGGAATCGCACCATCGGCTCGGAGGCGTCGCCGACCTGCACCAAATCTTCCAGGCTTAGCCGAAGGAGACGCATCGCTTCAGCGTCCCACGCCAAATCAGCGTCGGATTTAACCAGCGGACCTCAGAGAGCGTCATCGCTCCGTGAGACCGGGTCAAAAACGCCGAGCTCATGTGAAAAGCCAGAAGGCCGTGCTGCCAAAGCGGTTACTGACTGCTTAGACGGCCTGGCAGATTTCTTTGACCTCATGTCGAACATCGATGCCATGCTGCCGCAGTGCATTTCAGATCCACGCGCGGCTGAAGCGTTCGTTTGGACCGGAGCGGCTGTGAAGGACGGCTTGCTGGATGAGCCGGCGGAGGAGGACAGCAGGAGTGGGACGCAGGACAGGCTTCAGGAAATgaaggcagcagctgaaggtCTGGGCTGTCGCCGGTGCTGGTGGAGAGTTACTGAGGCGCAGACTGAGGCCCACAGATGGAAACAAAAACTGGATGCCAAGCAGTGGGACAGACTGCAGGAGAGGCTGATGTTTACCACCTGCTCTCAACGGCAGAATCTGAGCTTTACCGCTCAACCCGGAAGTACACCAAG CGTGTTCCAGAGGAGGTTCAGACTCAGTCGGCTGGTGCTCTGCAGCAAGTCCTTCAGCCTGCTGGGGAACAGGCGGGCCGTCTGTGTCGACTACCTGCCAGTTCTGCGCTTCATCTGTCGCACTCTGGGTGCACAGCGGCTGGGAAG TGCTTGGAACTACCCGAGCGCTACGCATCTGGGACTCTCAAAATCTGCAATTCGACTCCTGGCTGAAGATTTCACTGCAATGAACATTCAGAAACACTTCTGA